A window of the Coleofasciculaceae cyanobacterium genome harbors these coding sequences:
- a CDS encoding class I SAM-dependent methyltransferase, translating into MSSQSFGLTSYTDERIHCRVIQLLENRERGMLLDIGAGTGALSKKLQELGFSVSACDLHCDNFIPKEIPFKVANLNDALPYDNASFDVVVGTEIIEHLENPWHLVRELHRVTKPGGTIVLSTPNLDNWYVRLIFFLTGKLYNFLSSYEAIGHITPVFLWNLRRMCEGKFDIEQVLTTETKIPGLGLWLPLRGFFWGQCFVAQLQRVQETDVKPRTWYGNTEE; encoded by the coding sequence ATGAGTTCTCAGTCTTTTGGACTCACGTCGTATACAGACGAGCGCATTCATTGCCGAGTGATTCAACTACTTGAGAATCGTGAGCGAGGTATGCTTCTAGATATTGGGGCTGGCACTGGTGCTTTGAGCAAAAAGTTGCAGGAGTTGGGGTTCTCAGTCAGTGCGTGCGACCTTCATTGCGACAACTTTATACCGAAGGAAATCCCATTCAAGGTGGCAAACCTCAATGATGCTTTGCCTTACGATAACGCAAGTTTTGATGTGGTTGTGGGAACAGAAATTATCGAACACTTGGAAAACCCTTGGCATTTAGTGCGTGAACTACACAGAGTAACGAAACCTGGCGGCACTATAGTGCTCAGCACACCCAACCTAGACAATTGGTATGTTAGGTTGATATTTTTTCTCACAGGAAAACTCTACAATTTCCTTAGTAGCTACGAAGCTATTGGTCATATTACACCAGTTTTTCTGTGGAATTTGCGTCGGATGTGTGAAGGAAAGTTTGACATCGAACAAGTCCTAACAACTGAAACCAAAATACCAGGATTGGGTCTATGGTTGCCGCTCAGAGGGTTCTTCTGGGGGCAGTGCTTTGTAGCGCAACTTCAGAGGGTACAGGAGACAGACGTTAAGCCCAGAACGTGGTACGGTAATACAGAAGAATGA
- a CDS encoding manganese efflux pump MntP family protein, producing the protein MELANIYLIGIGLAADACAVSLSSGLFIKHIKFNKAVKIALAFGIFQGIMPLIGWLTGLTFRESIIQVDHWIAFVLLTAIGGKMIYQACQQEETQAKFNPLDNYTLLGLAIATSIDALAVGLSLSVLKISIFLAAAIIGIITFWLSLISVYLGHKWGNLCKFKLELIGGIMLIFIGAKILIDHLASQ; encoded by the coding sequence ATGGAATTAGCGAATATTTATCTCATTGGAATAGGTTTGGCTGCTGATGCTTGTGCTGTTTCTTTGAGTAGTGGTTTATTTATTAAACATATTAAATTCAATAAAGCTGTCAAAATTGCTTTGGCATTTGGCATTTTTCAAGGAATAATGCCTTTGATTGGCTGGCTAACTGGCTTAACTTTTCGCGAGTCAATTATTCAAGTAGATCATTGGATTGCTTTTGTTTTATTAACTGCTATTGGTGGCAAAATGATCTATCAAGCTTGTCAACAAGAAGAAACGCAAGCTAAATTTAATCCCTTAGATAATTACACTTTATTAGGACTGGCGATCGCAACCAGCATTGATGCTTTAGCTGTTGGTTTGAGCTTATCAGTCCTAAAAATTTCTATTTTCTTGGCAGCAGCAATTATCGGCATTATTACTTTTTGGCTATCCTTAATTAGTGTTTATCTTGGTCATAAATGGGGTAATTTATGTAAATTTAAATTAGAACTAATTGGCGGGATAATGTTAATTTTTATCGGCGCAAAAATATTAATCGATCATTTAGCTAGTCAATAA
- a CDS encoding antibiotic biosynthesis monooxygenase, giving the protein MTREMRGKNSVDPPVTVVISRRVKPGCEAAFEKFISGITATAMTFEGHLGTNVFRPNSSADNEYQIIFKFDRASNLQIWEESECRRQWLARAESLRLEPARIRVITGLETWFTLPSPKLILPPPRYKMATITLFALFPLIQLANLTLAPLLEFFPLPVLLKSLIITAILVLLMTYVVMPRMTKLFARWLYPKKRLIRKQ; this is encoded by the coding sequence ATGACAAGGGAAATGAGAGGTAAAAATTCCGTCGATCCACCAGTCACAGTTGTTATCTCGCGACGAGTAAAACCTGGATGCGAAGCAGCATTTGAAAAATTCATCTCTGGTATTACTGCCACAGCCATGACTTTTGAAGGGCATTTAGGGACTAATGTTTTTCGCCCTAATAGTTCAGCAGACAATGAATATCAAATCATTTTTAAATTTGATCGTGCTAGCAACCTCCAGATCTGGGAAGAATCAGAGTGTCGCCGTCAGTGGTTAGCTCGCGCTGAAAGTTTGCGCTTAGAGCCAGCTAGAATTAGAGTGATTACGGGCTTAGAAACTTGGTTTACCTTACCTTCTCCTAAACTAATTTTGCCACCACCGCGCTATAAAATGGCAACAATTACTCTGTTTGCTCTGTTTCCTCTAATTCAACTGGCGAATCTAACGCTTGCGCCTTTATTAGAATTTTTTCCTTTACCTGTACTGCTGAAAAGTTTAATTATTACTGCCATACTCGTATTGCTGATGACTTATGTGGTGATGCCAAGAATGACCAAACTGTTTGCTCGATGGCTATATCCTAAAAAGCGGTTGATTCGTAAGCAATAA
- a CDS encoding NCS2 family permease — translation MNVIDPKETDRPRGKPPRQGWQGAIANYFKFDQYQTSFRTEILAGITTFMTMAYILVVNPLILSDAIFLNQPKDLFAELVVATAVSAGIGTLIMGLLAKYPFALAPGMGINAFFAYSVVLGLGIDWRVALASVFIEGLIFILLTISDIRRHLITAVPSSIKSATTVGIGLFLAYIGLGGATQTGGAGLIVANEVTKTDFGSLAQPQSLMAIFGIFLTAFLMIRRIKGALLWGIAGTALLGWIFGVANAPQGIASIPAFPANLFGAAFIGLGGINGSNWIDFIAVLLVFLFVDLFDTIGTLAGVGMQAGYIDENGELPRANRALTADAIATTTGAIMGTSSVTTFVESASGVAEGGRTGFTSVVVAGLFFISLIFTPIFEAIPAFATTPALTIVGVLMMASITSISWDDLTEAIPAFLTLFFIPFAFSIAAGLSIGLITYPLLKTFKGRAGDVPLITWILAAIFIARFIFMTLRFG, via the coding sequence GTGAATGTAATCGATCCCAAAGAAACCGATCGACCCAGAGGCAAACCGCCTCGTCAAGGCTGGCAAGGTGCGATCGCCAATTATTTTAAATTCGATCAGTATCAAACTAGTTTTCGGACAGAAATACTAGCGGGGATTACTACCTTTATGACGATGGCCTATATTTTGGTAGTCAATCCATTAATTCTTTCTGATGCTATTTTTCTCAATCAACCAAAAGATTTATTTGCCGAACTAGTAGTTGCCACAGCAGTATCAGCAGGAATCGGAACACTGATTATGGGTTTGTTGGCAAAATATCCTTTTGCCCTTGCTCCAGGGATGGGCATAAATGCTTTCTTTGCCTATTCGGTGGTGTTGGGTTTAGGTATTGACTGGCGCGTCGCTTTGGCTTCTGTATTTATTGAAGGACTGATTTTTATCCTACTAACAATTAGCGATATTCGTCGTCATTTAATTACTGCCGTACCTAGCTCAATTAAATCGGCAACCACGGTAGGAATTGGTTTATTTTTAGCCTATATCGGCTTAGGCGGGGCAACACAGACGGGGGGCGCAGGCTTAATTGTCGCTAACGAAGTTACCAAAACTGACTTTGGCAGCTTGGCCCAACCTCAAAGTTTAATGGCCATATTTGGCATTTTCCTAACGGCTTTCTTGATGATCCGACGTATCAAAGGTGCGTTGTTGTGGGGCATTGCTGGAACTGCACTCCTGGGTTGGATATTTGGTGTCGCTAACGCCCCCCAGGGAATTGCTTCCATTCCCGCTTTTCCCGCGAACTTATTTGGGGCAGCATTTATTGGGCTAGGCGGAATCAACGGCAGCAATTGGATTGACTTTATCGCAGTACTTTTAGTATTCCTGTTTGTCGATCTATTCGACACAATTGGCACTCTTGCAGGGGTAGGAATGCAGGCAGGATATATCGATGAGAATGGAGAATTACCTAGAGCAAATCGGGCATTGACCGCAGATGCGATCGCCACTACTACAGGGGCAATTATGGGAACATCTAGCGTAACTACCTTTGTGGAATCGGCTTCGGGAGTAGCTGAGGGAGGACGTACTGGCTTTACTTCGGTAGTAGTTGCGGGGCTATTCTTTATTTCCCTAATATTTACGCCAATTTTTGAGGCCATACCCGCTTTTGCTACCACTCCAGCTTTAACTATTGTTGGGGTGTTGATGATGGCAAGCATTACCAGTATTAGCTGGGATGATTTAACCGAAGCCATACCTGCATTTCTCACGCTGTTTTTTATTCCCTTTGCTTTTTCCATTGCCGCAGGGCTATCTATTGGCCTAATTACCTATCCCCTATTAAAAACCTTTAAAGGCAGGGCTGGCGATGTTCCTCTAATTACCTGGATTCTCGCAGCTATATTTATTGCCCGCTTTATTTTTATGACTCTGCGCTTCGGCTAA